One Corythoichthys intestinalis isolate RoL2023-P3 chromosome 9, ASM3026506v1, whole genome shotgun sequence DNA window includes the following coding sequences:
- the LOC130922062 gene encoding P2Y purinoceptor 1-like, translated as MFGHFTRQGFNNTPGANSSACDINLNFTHGFLPPAFIVVFVVGTLANIWGLRSVCSGWNSKGNINIFMLNLGLADLLYLFTLPFLVAYYAQNSYWQFGQPFCKLTRFCFNLNLYGSIGFLTCISIYRYLGIVHPMRVMGRITSHHSLVISALVWALVILQITPDMFFDKNDAKNPNACYDTTADEWIREYLPYSVGWTVIGFAIPLVVIVLCYSHILWVVAKNSNVNPLLKQRSLRLVVILILLFAICFIPYHMLRNVNLKTRILKQKGICRDSFRNVYIAHQISRFLACLNSAINPLIYIVGNEDFLLKLQRLSERARMSLANLTHMVMYRKTSNMDTDSATCS; from the coding sequence ATGTTTGGACACTTCACTCGACAAGGATTCAACAACACGCCCGGAGCAAATAGTTCCGCCTGCGATATCAATCTGAACTTTACGCACGGGTTTCTGCCACCTGCCTTTATTGTCGTTTTTGTGGTCGGCACGCTTGCCAACATCTGGGGCTTGAGAAGCGTGTGCAGCGGTTGGAACAGCAAGGGAAACATCAACATCTTCATGCTCAATCTGGGGCTGGCGGACCTGTTGTATTTGTTCACCCTTCCTTTCCTCGTGGCATACTATGCGCAAAACAGCTACTGGCAGTTCGGTCAGCCTTTCTGCAAGCTGACTCGCTTCTGTTTCAACCTCAACCTGTATGGCAGCATTGGGTTCCTGACTTGCATCAGCATCTACAGATACTTGGGAATCGTACACCCAATGAGAGTGATGGGGAGAATCACCAGTCATCACTCTCTTGTCATCAGCGCCCTGGTTTGGGCTTTGGTCATTCTTCAGATCACCCCGGACATGTTCTTTGACAAAAATGATGCCAAAAATCCAAATGCCTGCTATGATACGACCGCTGATGAATGGATCCGAGAATATCTGCCTTACAGTGTTGGATGGACAGTCATTGGATTTGCCATCCCATTAGTTGTTATCGTACTGTGTTATAGCCACATCCTTTGGGTTGTTGCAAAAAACTCCAACGTTAACCCTCTGCTAAAGCAGCGCTCCCTAAGACTcgtggtcattttgatattattGTTCGCCATCTGTTTCATCCCTTACCACATGCTCCGAAATGTTAATCTCAAAACCAGAATTTTGAAACAAAAAGGCATCTGCCGCGACAGCTTCCGCAATGTATATATTGCGCACCAAATCAGTAGATTCCTCGCCTGTCTGAACAGTGCTATAAATCCTCTGATATACATTGTTGGAAATGAGGATTTCCTGTTAAAGCTTCAACGTCTAAGTGAGCGGGCTAGGATGTCTTTGGCCAACCTGACGCATATGGTCATGTATCGCAAAACATCTAATATGGACACGGATTCGGCGACATGTTCGTGA